One region of Prosthecobacter fusiformis genomic DNA includes:
- a CDS encoding TIGR03885 family FMN-dependent LLM class oxidoreductase, protein MSPGVQICYHASHEQFRPSDLVKWVQRAQQAGFGGFFSSDHFHPWSEAQGQAGFSWSWMGAALQATSLPGAMICCPGYRYHPAVVAQAAATLCEMYEDRYWLAIGSGEAINERMTGLPWPAKDLRNARLRECADVIRALWAGEMVTHRGLVHVEEAKLYTLPKKPPLLVGAAITEKTAEWLGGWADALLTTSRPPDELKRMVEAFHRGGGEGKPLFLKSGLSYADTKEEARLQAHQQWRSVAFAPDLLAELRTPAEFDAAGKRVRPEDMDEMIRISDSLDEHAEWISNDLAAGFTQIVLHNIGTNQEEFIDDFGSQVLPQFQ, encoded by the coding sequence ATGTCACCTGGAGTACAAATCTGTTATCACGCCTCGCATGAGCAATTCCGGCCTAGCGACCTAGTGAAATGGGTCCAGCGTGCTCAGCAGGCTGGGTTCGGGGGCTTTTTCAGCTCGGACCACTTTCATCCGTGGAGCGAGGCGCAGGGCCAAGCTGGCTTCTCGTGGTCATGGATGGGGGCGGCGCTGCAGGCCACTTCCCTTCCTGGGGCCATGATTTGCTGTCCGGGCTATCGTTATCATCCCGCTGTCGTCGCCCAGGCGGCGGCCACGCTGTGCGAAATGTATGAGGACCGCTATTGGCTGGCTATCGGCAGTGGCGAGGCCATCAACGAACGCATGACCGGCCTTCCTTGGCCTGCTAAGGACCTGCGAAATGCCCGTCTGCGGGAGTGCGCCGATGTCATCCGCGCGCTCTGGGCTGGAGAGATGGTGACGCATCGTGGCCTTGTACATGTGGAGGAAGCCAAGCTATATACTTTGCCAAAGAAGCCGCCGCTTTTAGTCGGTGCCGCCATCACTGAGAAGACCGCGGAATGGCTGGGCGGGTGGGCCGATGCGCTGCTGACCACCTCCCGTCCTCCAGACGAACTCAAAAGAATGGTGGAGGCCTTTCATCGTGGAGGAGGGGAAGGCAAACCGCTCTTTCTTAAAAGCGGCCTGTCCTATGCGGACACGAAAGAAGAGGCCCGGCTGCAAGCCCACCAGCAATGGCGCAGCGTGGCCTTTGCCCCAGATCTTCTGGCTGAGCTGCGCACCCCTGCGGAATTCGATGCCGCAGGCAAGCGTGTACGTCCAGAGGACATGGACGAAATGATCCGTATTTCAGACAGCCTCGATGAACACGCCGAGTGGATCAGCAATGATCTCGCGGCTGGGTTCACCCAGATCGTGCTGCATAACATCGGCACGAACCAGGAGGAGTTCATTGACGACTTCGGCAGCCAGGTGCTGCCGCAATTTCAATAG
- a CDS encoding polymer-forming cytoskeletal protein has product MLDPFITLSEAGFSPKDEAGVPEPGVWTPELIASLDWMRLAELVRAIAAHAGCELAGSRVLPDGALVFGMIEQPTTAYPQRALVKISGWNEWGATPESVNHFAREVRTASNTRGILIAPAGFTATALTSAQEHRIETVDAAALCSLLKTLPPERSDLFFTIATTGAFTQPTCPVCLAKLQRVDTDGQERAPQMQVISDRGLYAECVTCDLLDIAPGAEVEFLYPVQTRAMRVCGHATGDFSCDGTITIQAGGTLDGRIAARSVNVLEGGELRGQFRILEGGSLEPFVTKPDRWHWSCSNGQGKEGCAGVFFEPHT; this is encoded by the coding sequence ATGCTCGATCCCTTCATCACGCTGAGTGAAGCCGGCTTCTCCCCGAAGGATGAAGCAGGCGTTCCTGAGCCTGGAGTCTGGACGCCGGAGCTGATCGCCAGCCTGGACTGGATGCGGCTGGCGGAACTGGTGCGTGCCATTGCGGCGCATGCAGGATGTGAGCTAGCGGGCTCCCGCGTCTTGCCAGACGGTGCGCTGGTGTTTGGGATGATCGAACAACCCACCACGGCCTATCCGCAGCGTGCGTTGGTGAAGATTTCCGGCTGGAACGAATGGGGCGCAACGCCTGAAAGTGTGAATCATTTTGCGCGGGAAGTGCGCACGGCCAGCAACACGCGTGGCATTTTGATCGCACCGGCCGGATTTACGGCCACGGCTCTTACATCGGCGCAGGAGCACCGGATCGAAACAGTGGATGCGGCGGCCTTATGCTCCTTATTGAAAACACTGCCACCAGAGCGAAGCGATCTATTCTTCACCATCGCCACAACCGGTGCCTTTACACAACCGACCTGCCCAGTCTGCCTAGCGAAACTGCAACGGGTGGATACAGACGGGCAGGAGCGAGCCCCACAGATGCAGGTCATTTCTGACCGAGGGCTGTATGCCGAGTGTGTGACCTGTGATCTGCTGGACATCGCCCCAGGGGCGGAGGTTGAATTTTTATACCCTGTGCAGACGCGGGCCATGCGGGTATGCGGTCACGCCACAGGGGATTTTTCGTGCGATGGAACCATCACCATCCAGGCGGGAGGGACGCTGGACGGGCGCATCGCCGCCAGATCCGTGAATGTACTGGAAGGGGGCGAGCTACGCGGACAATTCCGCATTTTGGAAGGAGGCAGCCTGGAGCCGTTCGTGACGAAACCTGACCGTTGGCACTGGAGCTGTAGCAACGGCCAAGGCAAGGAAGGCTGCGCAGGCGTATTCTTTGAGCCTCATACCTAA
- a CDS encoding ArsR/SmtB family transcription factor, with amino-acid sequence MASILKSLSLIADPTRVRILLLLKKEELSVAELQEVLALPQSNISAQLAKLKSAGLVTDRRSGKNRLYQLDEPSSKDKAAHEHFIALMEAAGAELKEAKKDDSALKVVLRKRTRSAQAYFDTLAGKFGRHYIPGRSWKGLGETLLKLLPPLVIADLGAGEGTLSQLLAQRAEKVIAVDNSEKMVAYGADLAAKHGFTNLEYRLGDIEEPPISPGTVDLVFLSQALHHALNPDRAIRAAFTILKPGGRIVILDLLKHQFEKARELYADVWLGFSEAELHEMLSKAGFQQTETSLVHRESQSPHFQTILALAQKA; translated from the coding sequence ATGGCCTCAATTCTTAAATCGCTCAGCCTCATTGCCGACCCGACGCGGGTGCGGATTTTGCTGCTGCTGAAGAAGGAGGAACTGAGTGTGGCGGAGCTTCAGGAAGTGCTGGCGCTGCCTCAGTCGAATATTTCGGCCCAGCTCGCGAAACTAAAATCCGCAGGGCTGGTCACGGACAGACGCAGTGGCAAGAACCGACTCTATCAGCTCGATGAACCCAGCAGCAAGGACAAGGCGGCGCATGAGCATTTCATCGCCCTCATGGAGGCGGCAGGCGCGGAGCTGAAGGAAGCTAAAAAGGATGACTCCGCGCTAAAGGTGGTCTTGAGAAAGCGCACGCGTTCCGCGCAGGCTTACTTCGATACTCTGGCGGGTAAATTTGGTCGCCATTACATCCCTGGCCGTTCATGGAAAGGTCTGGGTGAAACGCTCTTAAAATTGCTGCCGCCTTTGGTCATTGCTGATCTTGGTGCCGGGGAGGGCACGCTTTCCCAGCTTCTGGCTCAGCGGGCGGAAAAAGTGATCGCCGTGGATAACAGTGAAAAGATGGTGGCTTATGGAGCTGATTTGGCAGCCAAGCATGGCTTTACGAATTTGGAATATCGCCTGGGTGACATTGAGGAGCCGCCGATCTCACCAGGCACGGTGGACCTCGTCTTTCTGAGCCAAGCCCTGCATCATGCGCTAAATCCTGACCGGGCTATCCGTGCCGCATTCACGATCTTGAAGCCCGGCGGCCGCATCGTCATCCTGGACCTGCTGAAGCATCAGTTTGAAAAGGCCAGGGAACTGTATGCCGATGTCTGGCTGGGCTTTTCCGAGGCTGAACTGCACGAGATGCTCAGCAAAGCCGGCTTCCAGCAGACAGAGACCAGTCTCGTTCATCGGGAGTCTCAGAGTCCGCATTTCCAGACGATCCTAGCGCTCGCGCAAAAGGCGTAA
- a CDS encoding alpha-amylase family glycosyl hydrolase, protein MNAPDLDPAGFKSLSPADIEFRREVIYFIVLDRFHDGNPNNLSGDSKLNDPSRQDWNKYWGGDLQGVLDKLDYLQETGVTAIWLTPLFEQVEGLEDDKCRAPVHGYWARDFKRINARWLNDPGEASLFQCKDTLFDRLLAEIHKRGMKFVLDIVCNHSSPATSEGKGKLYDDGKLVADHENDVDHWYHHYGDVTDWEDEWQIQNQELGGLATFNENNIRYRRYIKEAIKLWLSRGVDALRVDTVKHMPLWFWQEFTTDMHTFKPDAFVFGEWINSHPDNEKSIEYANEDGMNILDFGLCQAIRDCLGERKRQGFLLVQEILSKDGKYRSASELVTFIENHDMPRFQTLNPDRESLHLALVLLLTLRGIPCLYYGCEQYLYSNREGGEDPYNRPMMETWGQTEARRIISILSCERRLNPSLQWGGVWPQCVEKDVYVFMRRYRDSRCLVILNRGKKRKLKVTGLALPDGSYRCLLSQREIQVKNSGMKLELESMDMLVFSMRGKTCENCTVVHVQVDGIPTEAGERVAVVGDCPELGEWDLEHMQYLECVNDNTWFGEVGFDASSGKPIAYKYVVLKPDTIDGAKRENRTPRRRVLPEKGAAKWRDRWER, encoded by the coding sequence ATGAATGCACCTGATCTCGACCCCGCCGGTTTCAAATCCCTGTCACCTGCCGATATTGAATTTCGTCGGGAGGTCATCTACTTCATTGTTTTGGACCGCTTCCATGATGGAAATCCAAACAATCTATCGGGGGACAGTAAGCTGAATGATCCGTCCCGACAGGATTGGAACAAATACTGGGGTGGGGATCTCCAGGGCGTTTTGGACAAGCTGGATTATCTGCAGGAGACCGGTGTCACGGCCATCTGGTTGACACCCCTTTTTGAGCAGGTGGAGGGGTTGGAGGATGATAAATGCCGTGCCCCCGTGCATGGTTACTGGGCCCGGGACTTCAAGCGCATCAATGCCCGTTGGCTCAATGATCCTGGCGAGGCTTCGTTGTTCCAATGCAAGGACACTCTGTTTGACCGCCTGCTGGCGGAAATCCACAAGCGTGGCATGAAGTTCGTCCTGGATATTGTCTGCAACCACAGCTCTCCGGCCACCAGTGAGGGCAAAGGCAAGCTCTACGATGACGGCAAGCTCGTCGCCGACCATGAAAATGATGTGGATCATTGGTATCACCACTATGGCGACGTGACTGACTGGGAGGATGAATGGCAAATTCAAAATCAAGAACTGGGAGGACTGGCCACTTTTAACGAAAACAACATCCGCTACCGGCGCTACATCAAGGAAGCTATCAAGCTCTGGCTGAGCCGGGGTGTCGATGCACTACGAGTGGATACGGTGAAGCACATGCCGCTGTGGTTCTGGCAGGAATTCACCACGGACATGCACACGTTTAAACCGGATGCGTTTGTGTTTGGTGAATGGATCAACAGCCATCCTGACAATGAGAAGTCTATAGAGTACGCCAATGAGGATGGCATGAACATCCTCGACTTCGGCCTGTGCCAAGCGATCCGCGATTGCCTGGGGGAGCGGAAGCGCCAAGGGTTCCTTCTGGTGCAGGAAATCCTGAGCAAGGATGGCAAATACCGGAGTGCGAGCGAGCTGGTGACCTTCATTGAGAATCACGACATGCCCCGTTTCCAGACCCTCAACCCGGACCGGGAGTCGCTCCATCTGGCCTTGGTTCTTCTGCTGACCTTGAGGGGGATACCCTGCCTCTACTATGGCTGCGAGCAGTACCTGTATTCCAACCGTGAAGGTGGAGAGGACCCTTACAACCGCCCCATGATGGAAACCTGGGGGCAAACGGAAGCCCGCCGCATCATTTCGATCTTGAGCTGCGAGAGACGGCTCAACCCATCTCTCCAGTGGGGAGGTGTGTGGCCGCAATGCGTGGAAAAAGATGTTTATGTATTCATGCGACGTTATCGTGACTCCCGGTGCCTGGTGATCCTGAACCGGGGCAAGAAAAGAAAGCTCAAGGTGACGGGATTGGCATTGCCAGATGGATCCTACCGATGCCTGCTGAGCCAGCGGGAAATACAGGTGAAGAACAGCGGTATGAAGCTCGAATTGGAATCGATGGACATGCTGGTGTTTTCGATGCGGGGCAAAACTTGTGAGAATTGTACCGTCGTGCATGTGCAAGTGGACGGCATCCCTACTGAGGCTGGCGAGCGTGTGGCCGTTGTGGGGGATTGTCCAGAACTGGGTGAATGGGACCTGGAGCACATGCAGTATCTGGAATGCGTGAACGACAACACCTGGTTTGGTGAAGTGGGGTTCGATGCATCATCCGGAAAGCCCATCGCCTACAAGTATGTGGTGTTAAAGCCTGATACCATCGACGGTGCCAAGCGTGAGAATCGCACACCGCGACGTCGTGTCTTGCCCGAAAAGGGCGCGGCCAAGTGGCGTGACCGGTGGGAACGGTAA
- the mdoH gene encoding glucans biosynthesis glucosyltransferase MdoH: MTGASTANINLTAGMPPPRIARTRRATFFSFVGLGTIVGVWLMFVYLSEHGMRWSEWGLLAVFVPLYYQLNVGFWTALFGVWLMNRPHPDPLDLWRTLKPEDMEEDITASTAIIMPVFNEDVTRVFEGLRAIYLSLEQTGQSKNYDFFILSDSNQTSQWIEEETAWLELCRQLNAFGRIFYRKRRKPINRKSGNVSDFCRRWGKRYRYMLVLDADSLMSGGLLTSMVRIMEKNPGIGILQTFPKQIGADTLLGRVMQFSQALYGPPFMAGLDYWQCGEANFWGHNAIIRLEPFIKNCALPALPGKEPFGGHILSHDFVEAALMRKAGYAVRLLNTIRGSYEEGPPTLVDMLKRDRRWCQGNMQHFWLLFAKGWHPMSRLNFLHGILSYASSLLWFFFLVFSTFLAATRLPHDNPQSILAEQLLLGVTIMLIFLPKVTILLDEVLTGRLFKPLKRRLMTFMSSMADTVVFTLMAPVLMIFHSQFVVYTVLGKGVRWVTQRRKVDGGVDWAEVFFTFWPVCLISIVWGVIGWFVSHSFLLWISPILGALFLAIPVAILVSGRSSGSRFGLFTTPEETDPPGVLAMMNENLLEIKGRIHLPPELEKHHGLLQVCLDPYVNGLHVSLLRRRKNIHVSRTYLDQLATRLIKEGPQCLNPQEIKAMIHDTETVTDLHYRLWSARDHELAPFWATAIRQYNLAASSPFTHTLAQRETLAA; the protein is encoded by the coding sequence ATGACCGGAGCCAGCACGGCCAATATCAATCTGACTGCCGGGATGCCGCCGCCACGAATCGCACGTACCCGGCGCGCCACTTTCTTTTCATTTGTCGGCCTGGGCACCATTGTGGGTGTCTGGCTGATGTTTGTGTATCTCTCTGAGCACGGCATGCGCTGGTCCGAATGGGGATTGCTGGCGGTTTTTGTGCCTCTGTATTACCAGCTCAATGTCGGCTTTTGGACGGCGCTCTTCGGTGTGTGGCTGATGAACCGGCCTCACCCAGACCCGCTAGATCTCTGGCGCACCTTGAAGCCGGAGGACATGGAGGAGGATATCACGGCGAGCACGGCCATCATCATGCCGGTCTTCAATGAAGATGTGACGCGTGTGTTTGAAGGCCTGCGTGCCATTTATCTGTCCCTGGAGCAAACGGGTCAGTCCAAAAATTACGACTTTTTCATCCTCAGCGATTCCAACCAGACGAGCCAGTGGATCGAGGAAGAAACAGCCTGGCTGGAGCTTTGCCGTCAGCTCAATGCCTTTGGCCGCATTTTCTACCGCAAGCGCCGCAAGCCGATCAACCGCAAGAGTGGCAACGTGAGTGACTTCTGCCGCCGATGGGGCAAGCGCTACCGCTATATGCTAGTGCTGGATGCAGACAGCCTCATGTCCGGTGGACTGCTCACCAGCATGGTGCGCATCATGGAGAAGAATCCTGGCATCGGCATCCTACAGACGTTTCCAAAGCAGATCGGAGCGGATACCCTGCTGGGCCGCGTGATGCAATTTTCTCAGGCATTGTATGGCCCGCCCTTCATGGCAGGACTGGACTACTGGCAGTGTGGCGAGGCCAACTTCTGGGGACACAATGCCATCATTCGTCTGGAGCCATTCATCAAAAACTGTGCCCTGCCAGCACTTCCTGGCAAGGAGCCCTTCGGCGGGCATATCCTGAGCCACGACTTTGTGGAAGCAGCGCTCATGCGTAAAGCAGGCTATGCGGTGCGGCTTCTAAATACCATTCGTGGAAGCTATGAAGAAGGCCCGCCCACTCTGGTGGACATGCTGAAACGCGACCGCCGCTGGTGCCAGGGAAACATGCAGCACTTCTGGCTTCTGTTTGCCAAAGGCTGGCATCCAATGAGCCGGCTCAATTTCCTGCATGGCATTCTCAGCTATGCCAGCAGCCTGCTGTGGTTCTTCTTCCTGGTCTTCTCGACATTCCTGGCGGCGACCCGTCTGCCACATGACAACCCTCAGTCCATCCTGGCTGAGCAACTTTTGTTAGGCGTGACCATCATGCTGATCTTTTTACCCAAGGTCACAATCCTGCTGGATGAGGTGCTCACAGGCCGTCTTTTCAAACCGTTGAAGCGGCGTCTCATGACCTTCATGAGCAGCATGGCGGATACAGTGGTTTTCACATTGATGGCACCCGTGCTGATGATTTTCCACTCGCAGTTTGTCGTCTATACTGTGTTGGGAAAAGGCGTACGCTGGGTGACGCAAAGGCGTAAAGTGGACGGCGGTGTGGATTGGGCGGAAGTCTTTTTCACCTTCTGGCCCGTGTGCCTCATCTCCATTGTGTGGGGAGTCATCGGCTGGTTCGTTTCTCACAGTTTCCTGCTTTGGATCAGCCCCATCTTAGGTGCCCTCTTCCTGGCCATACCCGTGGCCATCCTCGTCTCGGGGCGGAGTTCAGGGTCTCGTTTTGGCCTCTTCACCACACCGGAGGAAACGGACCCTCCAGGAGTGCTGGCGATGATGAATGAAAATCTGCTGGAGATCAAAGGCCGCATCCATTTGCCACCTGAGCTGGAGAAGCATCACGGCCTGCTCCAGGTGTGCCTAGACCCGTATGTCAACGGACTGCACGTGAGCCTCCTGCGCCGCCGCAAGAACATCCACGTCTCGCGGACCTATCTGGACCAGCTCGCCACGCGGCTGATCAAAGAAGGCCCACAGTGCCTGAATCCCCAGGAGATCAAAGCCATGATCCACGATACCGAGACGGTTACGGATCTACACTATCGCCTCTGGTCTGCGCGTGATCACGAACTGGCACCTTTTTGGGCCACTGCGATCCGCCAGTATAACTTGGCGGCATCCAGTCCCTTCACGCACACGCTGGCACAGCGGGAGACTCTAGCGGCTTAG